From one Paenibacillus sp. FSL K6-1330 genomic stretch:
- the gcvPA gene encoding aminomethyl-transferring glycine dehydrogenase subunit GcvPA, giving the protein MKHRYLPMTDQDQADMLAAVGAETIEDLFADIPQAVRYNGVLPMSKRLGEPELLKHMRRLSDRNADFDRYTSFLGAGLYDHHIPVVLNHVISRSEFYTAYTPYQPEISQGELQAIFEFQSYICELTGMKVANASMYDGSTALAEAAALASGATKRKKIVISRAVHPEAREIVLTSARGLDLDVVEVGIVNGVTDQDALAAAITDDTAAVLLQSPNFFGCIEDVKSIEPLVHEKKALLVLSVNPLSLGLLESPGVLGADIVVGDAQPLGIPASLGGPTCGFFAVSEPLMRRIPGRIVGQTVDQDGKRGFVLTLQAREQHIRREKATSNICSNQALLALCASVYMSTLGKAGMQEAALLNVRKSHYAADRVANGSLSLPFSSPFFNEFVVKLPEGTNVKQVNSKLLGAGYIGGYDLGAVYPELQGCMLIAVTERRTKEEIDQFIGELEAIV; this is encoded by the coding sequence ATGAAGCATCGTTACTTGCCTATGACGGATCAGGATCAAGCCGATATGCTTGCTGCGGTCGGCGCGGAAACGATCGAAGATCTGTTTGCCGATATCCCCCAAGCGGTCCGTTACAACGGCGTTCTCCCCATGTCAAAACGGCTGGGTGAGCCTGAGCTTCTCAAGCATATGCGCCGCCTGTCAGACCGCAATGCCGATTTCGACCGTTATACAAGCTTTCTGGGGGCTGGTTTGTACGACCACCACATTCCTGTCGTACTCAATCATGTGATCTCCCGCTCTGAATTCTACACCGCGTATACACCGTACCAACCGGAGATCAGCCAAGGCGAGCTGCAAGCGATTTTTGAATTTCAATCCTATATCTGTGAATTGACCGGCATGAAAGTTGCCAATGCCAGCATGTATGACGGTTCCACGGCACTTGCCGAGGCTGCGGCGCTCGCCAGCGGGGCAACCAAACGGAAGAAAATCGTCATTTCGCGTGCTGTCCATCCCGAAGCCCGTGAAATCGTTCTGACTTCGGCCCGCGGACTCGATCTGGACGTCGTGGAAGTCGGCATCGTCAATGGCGTTACCGACCAGGATGCACTCGCTGCTGCCATAACGGATGATACCGCCGCCGTGCTCCTGCAATCACCGAATTTCTTCGGCTGCATCGAAGATGTGAAATCAATCGAGCCGCTGGTTCATGAGAAAAAAGCACTGCTTGTGCTGAGCGTAAACCCGCTGTCCCTTGGTTTACTGGAATCCCCTGGCGTGCTTGGAGCCGACATCGTTGTCGGCGATGCCCAGCCGCTTGGCATTCCGGCATCTCTCGGCGGACCGACCTGCGGATTCTTCGCGGTATCCGAACCGCTGATGCGCCGCATTCCTGGTCGTATCGTGGGTCAAACCGTCGATCAGGACGGCAAACGCGGATTTGTACTGACACTGCAGGCGCGGGAACAACATATTCGCCGTGAAAAGGCAACGTCGAACATCTGCTCGAACCAGGCGCTGCTCGCGCTGTGTGCGTCCGTATATATGTCTACCCTAGGTAAAGCCGGCATGCAGGAAGCAGCGCTGCTGAATGTGCGCAAATCCCATTACGCTGCCGACCGTGTCGCAAACGGCTCCCTCTCCCTCCCGTTCAGCTCGCCGTTCTTTAATGAATTTGTGGTGAAACTGCCCGAAGGAACGAATGTGAAGCAGGTCAACTCGAAGCTTCTGGGTGCAGGTTATATCGGAGGTTATGATCTTGGCGCTGTGTACCCTGAGCTTCAAGGATGCATGCTGATCGCCGTGACCGAACGGCGGACGAAGGAAGAAATCGACCAATTTATTGGTGAATTGGAGGCGATCGTATGA
- the gcvPB gene encoding aminomethyl-transferring glycine dehydrogenase subunit GcvPB: protein MKPEKALIFELSKPGRVAYSLPECDVPETDAASLIPESLLRSKPAELPEVYEVDVIRHYTELSRRNFGIDNGFYPLGSCTMKYNPKINEDVARFAGFAKIHPYQPEESIQGALELLYTLQNDLAALTGMDQVTLQPAAGAHGEWTGLMLIRAYHESRGEKRTKVIVPDSSHGTNPASATVAGYDTITIKSNERGMVDLDALRAVVGDDTAALMLTNPSTLGLFEEQIVEIAEIVHEAGGLLYYDGANSNAIMGITRPGDMGFDVVHLNLHKTMSTPHGGGGPGAGPVGVKSLLIPFLPKPIVSKREDGTFYWDYDRPQSIGRVKAFYGNFGILVRAYTYIRTYGPEGLRRVSELAVLNANYMMHRLAPYYEVAYPGLCKHEFVLSGKKLKEFGVRTLDVAKRLLDFGYHPPTIYFPLNVEECIMIEPTETESKETLDGFIHTMIQIAKEAETTPEVVIGAPYTTVVKRLDETTAARKPVLNCTCG, encoded by the coding sequence ATGAAACCGGAAAAAGCCTTGATATTTGAACTCAGCAAGCCCGGCCGTGTCGCCTATTCCCTGCCCGAATGCGACGTTCCGGAAACCGACGCCGCATCCTTGATTCCGGAAAGCCTGCTTCGCAGCAAACCGGCGGAACTGCCTGAGGTCTATGAAGTTGATGTCATTCGTCACTATACCGAGCTGTCGAGACGGAACTTTGGTATCGATAACGGCTTCTATCCGCTCGGCTCATGCACAATGAAATACAACCCGAAGATCAACGAGGATGTTGCCCGTTTTGCTGGCTTTGCCAAGATTCATCCGTACCAGCCTGAAGAAAGCATTCAAGGCGCTCTGGAGCTGCTCTATACCCTGCAGAATGATCTCGCAGCACTGACCGGCATGGATCAAGTAACACTTCAGCCCGCTGCGGGAGCCCATGGGGAATGGACAGGGCTGATGCTGATTCGTGCTTACCATGAAAGCCGTGGCGAGAAGCGCACCAAGGTCATTGTTCCCGACTCCTCGCACGGTACCAACCCTGCCAGTGCAACGGTAGCCGGTTACGACACGATTACAATTAAGTCCAATGAGCGCGGCATGGTGGATCTCGATGCCCTTCGCGCAGTTGTCGGTGACGATACGGCGGCTTTAATGCTGACAAACCCTAGCACACTGGGGCTGTTCGAAGAGCAAATCGTGGAAATTGCGGAAATCGTGCATGAAGCCGGTGGCCTGCTATACTATGACGGAGCCAATTCCAACGCCATCATGGGCATTACCCGCCCCGGCGACATGGGCTTCGACGTAGTCCATCTCAACCTGCACAAAACGATGAGCACGCCGCATGGCGGCGGCGGTCCCGGTGCAGGCCCAGTTGGCGTGAAGAGCCTGTTGATCCCGTTCCTGCCAAAACCGATCGTGTCCAAACGCGAGGACGGCACCTTCTATTGGGATTACGACCGTCCACAGTCGATCGGCCGCGTGAAGGCGTTCTATGGCAACTTTGGCATCCTGGTCCGGGCCTACACGTATATTCGCACCTATGGACCGGAAGGACTGCGCCGCGTCTCGGAGCTCGCCGTGCTGAATGCCAATTACATGATGCATCGTCTGGCTCCATACTACGAAGTAGCCTACCCAGGGCTGTGCAAGCATGAATTTGTGCTGTCCGGCAAAAAACTGAAGGAGTTCGGCGTACGCACCCTCGATGTTGCCAAGCGGCTGCTCGATTTTGGATATCATCCGCCAACCATCTACTTCCCGCTCAACGTAGAGGAATGCATCATGATTGAGCCGACCGAGACCGAGAGCAAAGAAACGCTGGACGGTTTCATCCACACGATGATCCAGATTGCCAAAGAAGCCGAAACCACGCCGGAGGTTGTCATAGGCGCCCCTTATACCACGGTCGTGAAGCGACTCGACGAAACGACGGCAGCACGTAAACCGGTTCTGAACTGCACCTGCGGTTAA
- a CDS encoding arylamine N-acetyltransferase yields MSNPIHGLDANQYLERIGYTGPIVNSAYMLARLQEQHVHTVPYENLDILDRIPLSLDIPDLYDKIVTRHRGGYCFELNALFGWLLQELGFKVTHYFGRFWRDETDTPAKRRHHILQVDIEEQRYIVDVGVGGAGPRHPLELVDGLVQTQGNETYRLVQTEAYGWMLEEWKKEAWDPVFSFTEEPNLPRDFITTSFWCEYAPDSPFNKTARVSIRTAEGRNTVDDDEFRIYKAGGVHTFKPGNAQEYAEALYTYFGIPIHK; encoded by the coding sequence ATGAGTAACCCGATACATGGCCTGGACGCAAACCAATATCTTGAGCGTATTGGATACACGGGCCCGATTGTAAACAGCGCTTATATGCTCGCCAGATTGCAGGAACAGCATGTGCATACCGTACCCTATGAAAATCTCGATATCCTTGATCGAATTCCACTTTCCCTGGATATCCCCGATCTTTACGATAAAATCGTAACCCGGCATCGCGGCGGCTACTGCTTCGAGCTCAATGCGCTATTTGGCTGGCTGCTGCAGGAACTGGGATTTAAGGTCACTCATTATTTCGGACGCTTCTGGCGTGATGAAACCGATACGCCTGCTAAGCGTCGGCATCATATTCTGCAGGTGGATATCGAAGAACAGCGATATATTGTCGACGTCGGTGTCGGAGGAGCCGGACCGCGCCACCCTCTGGAATTGGTTGATGGCCTTGTGCAGACTCAGGGGAACGAGACCTACCGGCTCGTCCAAACCGAAGCGTATGGCTGGATGCTCGAAGAGTGGAAAAAAGAAGCCTGGGATCCCGTCTTCTCCTTTACGGAGGAACCTAACTTACCGAGAGATTTCATCACCACTTCATTCTGGTGCGAGTATGCCCCCGATTCACCCTTTAATAAAACGGCTCGGGTATCCATACGTACAGCGGAAGGCAGAAATACTGTGGATGATGACGAATTCAGAATTTACAAGGCCGGCGGCGTCCACACCTTTAAACCGGGCAATGCACAGGAATATGCCGAAGCGCTCTATACATATTTCGGCATCCCTATCCATAAATAA
- a CDS encoding nucleoside deaminase — protein sequence MSEHQHEYWMRQAIAEAHRNVQLVEGGPFGAIVVKEGQVIGKGRNLVTALNDPTAHAEVQAIREACLHLEDFQLKGCTIYTSCEPCPMCLGAIYWSRPDAVYYASTKKDAAEIGFDDHFIYDEIAMPLDQRSIPMKQVQTEDYLLPFQAWSSAERKIEY from the coding sequence GTGAGTGAACATCAACATGAGTACTGGATGCGTCAAGCGATTGCAGAGGCCCATCGAAACGTTCAACTTGTGGAGGGTGGTCCTTTTGGAGCGATTGTGGTGAAGGAGGGTCAAGTGATTGGCAAGGGCCGGAATCTGGTTACCGCGCTGAACGACCCGACGGCTCATGCCGAGGTGCAAGCCATAAGGGAAGCATGTCTGCACCTGGAGGATTTCCAATTAAAAGGCTGTACGATTTATACCAGCTGCGAGCCTTGTCCGATGTGTCTGGGGGCCATCTACTGGTCCAGGCCCGATGCCGTTTATTATGCAAGCACGAAGAAGGATGCGGCTGAGATCGGATTCGATGATCATTTTATATACGATGAAATTGCGATGCCATTGGACCAGCGCTCCATCCCTATGAAGCAGGTTCAAACAGAGGATTATTTACTGCCATTTCAAGCGTGGAGCTCTGCTGAGCGCAAAATCGAATATTAA
- a CDS encoding ABC transporter ATP-binding protein translates to MIRKFFSYYRPYKGLFILDFTCAVIAGLLELAFPLAVSKFIDDLLPSQDWPLILIACIVLLSIYALNTALQYIVTYWGHMLGINIETDMREKMFSHIQKLSFRFFDNNKTGHLMGRITNDLNDVGEVAHHGPEDVFIAVMTLLGSFSLMAYINLELALLTFIIVPLMAWLIIKFGSRMTTTYRQLFRNVGNFNARIEDNVGGIRVVQSFANEEHENKLFQEENKQFRATKLLAYKTMAKSSSISYMLMRLITVFVMICGAWFFIQGKIEMGEFMAFLLLSNIFFRPIEKINAVIESYPKGIAGFKRYLEIMDTDPEIADVPDAVSLSSVRGDIRFEGVTFGYEPSRTILNNIHLTIRAGETVAFVGPSGAGKTTICSLLPRFYDVDQGKITVDGIDIRNIKLQNLRKYIGIVQQDVFLFSGTIRDNIAYGDLHATDQQIWEAARRASLDELIRSLPDGMETVIGERGVKLSGGQKQRLSIARMFLKNPPILILDEATSALDTETEAQIQKSLAELSVGRTTLVIAHRLTTIQSADRIIVVNSDGIAEQGTHQELIHSGGVYSRLHQAH, encoded by the coding sequence TTGATCAGAAAGTTTTTTTCGTACTATCGGCCGTACAAGGGATTGTTTATTTTGGATTTTACATGTGCCGTTATTGCCGGACTGCTGGAGCTTGCTTTCCCGCTTGCCGTCAGCAAATTCATTGACGATCTGCTGCCAAGCCAGGATTGGCCGCTTATCCTGATTGCCTGCATCGTCCTTCTCTCCATCTATGCGCTGAATACCGCGCTGCAGTACATCGTAACTTACTGGGGGCATATGCTCGGCATTAATATTGAGACAGATATGCGAGAGAAAATGTTCTCCCACATTCAGAAGTTATCCTTCCGTTTCTTTGATAATAACAAAACTGGACATCTTATGGGGCGCATCACGAATGATCTTAATGATGTCGGAGAAGTAGCCCACCATGGACCGGAAGATGTGTTCATCGCTGTTATGACGCTGCTCGGTTCCTTCTCCTTAATGGCTTACATCAACCTGGAGCTAGCTTTGCTCACCTTTATCATCGTGCCGCTGATGGCATGGCTGATCATTAAATTCGGCAGCAGAATGACCACGACCTATCGTCAACTGTTCCGTAATGTAGGGAATTTCAATGCCCGCATCGAAGACAATGTTGGCGGTATCCGTGTGGTCCAATCGTTTGCAAACGAAGAGCATGAGAATAAATTGTTTCAGGAAGAGAACAAGCAATTCCGGGCCACCAAACTGCTCGCTTATAAAACGATGGCAAAAAGCTCATCCATCAGCTACATGCTGATGCGTTTGATCACGGTATTTGTCATGATCTGCGGCGCGTGGTTCTTCATTCAAGGCAAAATTGAAATGGGTGAATTCATGGCCTTCCTGCTGCTCTCCAACATCTTCTTCCGTCCGATCGAGAAGATCAATGCCGTCATTGAGAGCTATCCCAAAGGCATTGCCGGCTTTAAACGCTACCTGGAGATTATGGATACCGATCCAGAGATCGCCGACGTGCCTGACGCCGTATCCCTGTCCTCCGTGCGAGGAGATATCCGCTTTGAAGGCGTTACCTTCGGATACGAACCTTCCCGGACGATACTGAATAACATACATCTCACGATCCGTGCTGGAGAAACGGTCGCGTTTGTCGGACCGTCCGGTGCGGGAAAGACAACCATCTGCAGCCTTCTCCCCCGCTTCTATGATGTGGATCAAGGCAAGATCACAGTGGATGGAATCGATATCCGGAATATCAAATTGCAAAACCTCCGCAAGTATATCGGCATCGTGCAGCAGGATGTGTTCCTGTTCTCCGGTACGATTCGCGACAACATCGCTTATGGCGATTTACATGCAACGGACCAGCAAATCTGGGAAGCCGCACGGCGTGCTTCGCTGGATGAACTGATACGAAGCTTGCCGGACGGTATGGAAACGGTGATCGGGGAACGTGGGGTTAAGCTGTCTGGCGGTCAGAAGCAGCGCTTGTCCATCGCGAGAATGTTCCTCAAGAACCCGCCAATCCTGATCCTGGACGAGGCCACGTCGGCACTCGACACAGAGACGGAAGCGCAAATCCAGAAGTCCCTGGCTGAGCTGTCCGTCGGCAGAACAACGCTGGTAATCGCTCACCGACTGACCACCATTCAGAGCGCAGACCGAATTATCGTCGTCAATTCCGATGGTATTGCCGAGCAGGGAACGCACCAGGAATTGATTCATTCCGGTGGTGTGTACAGCAGACTTCATCAAGCTCACTAA
- a CDS encoding response regulator transcription factor: protein MNEQPFRVLIIDDSDLAREGIRTILSSDPTFEVVAEGKSGEEALELTEIWMPDIILMDIQMPGMDGLEATKRVKDKFPYVKIVMVTVSDDIAHLFDALKRGAQGYLLKNLNPESWHEYLKAIAVDEAPVSRELAFRILKEFSQHDKPNLSNSPLTAREKEILGLVAEGLSNRDISAALCISENTVKNHLKNILQKLHLENRVQLTRYAFEQGWMGKR, encoded by the coding sequence ATGAACGAGCAGCCTTTTCGCGTGTTAATCATCGATGACAGCGATCTTGCGAGAGAAGGAATTCGCACCATTCTAAGCAGCGACCCGACCTTTGAGGTTGTGGCTGAAGGAAAAAGCGGAGAGGAAGCGCTGGAACTGACCGAAATATGGATGCCTGATATTATCCTGATGGATATTCAGATGCCTGGGATGGACGGATTGGAAGCGACCAAGCGAGTGAAGGACAAATTCCCTTACGTTAAAATTGTCATGGTTACGGTATCCGACGATATCGCTCATTTGTTTGACGCCCTGAAACGTGGAGCGCAAGGCTATCTGCTGAAGAATCTGAATCCCGAATCATGGCACGAGTACCTCAAAGCCATTGCCGTGGACGAAGCACCGGTGAGCAGGGAACTTGCTTTTCGTATCCTGAAGGAGTTTTCGCAGCATGACAAGCCGAATCTAAGCAATAGTCCATTAACGGCGCGGGAAAAAGAAATTTTGGGACTCGTAGCCGAGGGGTTGTCCAACCGCGATATTTCGGCTGCCTTGTGTATATCCGAGAATACGGTCAAGAACCATCTGAAGAACATTTTACAAAAGCTCCATTTGGAAAATCGGGTACAGCTGACCCGTTATGCCTTTGAACAAGGGTGGATGGGGAAGAGGTAA
- a CDS encoding histidine kinase yields the protein MSYKQMKWLILIIPTLTIGIWEYVRHEFLLPYISMDLGNLLAPVIVFLVSILFLTQLFALIERNQEELNQSRALQAAMHEREKIGRELHDGIAQSLFLLNAQIDRIEKSGVTGDIPYQEIKESVHRTNTYVREAIANLRYPADPQAIPWMHSMNSLIEEIKQETNLHFDVHWEIPDAMLSAKEKVELLASIRESLLNIHKHAEANHVKITATAVDSSWHCSVSDDGKGFELDKPLGSNRYGIKIMKDRAEAMGWKFMVERHNNKTIISIRKENTA from the coding sequence ATGTCCTATAAACAAATGAAATGGTTGATTCTGATCATTCCTACGTTGACGATTGGCATTTGGGAGTATGTTCGGCATGAGTTCCTGCTGCCTTATATATCGATGGATCTTGGCAACCTGCTGGCACCTGTTATCGTGTTCTTGGTTTCCATACTGTTTCTTACTCAATTGTTCGCATTGATTGAACGCAATCAGGAGGAACTGAACCAATCTAGGGCATTGCAAGCGGCCATGCATGAACGGGAGAAGATTGGCCGGGAGCTTCATGACGGAATCGCCCAATCCTTATTCTTGCTGAACGCACAAATTGATCGAATTGAGAAATCGGGAGTAACCGGAGACATTCCATACCAGGAAATTAAGGAAAGTGTCCACCGAACCAATACCTACGTTAGAGAAGCCATTGCTAATCTCCGATATCCGGCAGATCCGCAAGCCATTCCGTGGATGCATAGCATGAACAGCTTAATTGAGGAAATCAAGCAGGAGACCAATCTGCATTTCGACGTTCATTGGGAAATCCCGGATGCCATGCTGTCCGCCAAAGAAAAGGTGGAACTGCTGGCTTCGATCAGGGAATCCTTGTTGAATATTCATAAGCATGCCGAAGCGAACCATGTGAAGATAACTGCGACAGCGGTTGATTCAAGCTGGCACTGCTCCGTCAGCGATGATGGCAAAGGTTTTGAGTTGGACAAGCCGCTCGGCAGCAACCGGTATGGAATCAAAATCATGAAGGACCGGGCCGAGGCCATGGGCTGGAAGTTCATGGTAGAAAGACATAACAACAAGACGATAATCAGCATTCGGAAGGAGAATACCGCATGA
- a CDS encoding chemotaxis protein: MKQKIAVIIVHGLGTQKKDYADKFMKKLRETFSQTSGIPHEQLAMEAVHWADVFAARESELINSSIKPYRLRYQHLRQYVIHNLADAVAYQPVESEDQNYEAVHRTISEALHRLAFSAGPEAPLCVISHSLGSVIASNFFYDLQFSSRGHRLVVDPKAPLERGELLTLFYTLGTTLPLWSMRYRDFDKPINVPSGHLKHYHDQLLGEWVNFYDKDDILAYPLKSINEAYDRTVRNDVSVNVGNWLTCWNPLSHSGYFYSKPILEYIASNLEATWRSVNQVK, encoded by the coding sequence ATGAAGCAAAAAATTGCAGTGATCATTGTACACGGATTGGGAACACAAAAGAAAGACTATGCGGATAAATTTATGAAAAAATTGAGAGAAACCTTCTCTCAAACCTCCGGTATTCCGCATGAGCAACTGGCCATGGAGGCTGTGCATTGGGCCGATGTATTCGCGGCACGCGAGTCTGAGTTAATCAACAGCAGCATTAAACCTTACCGTTTACGTTATCAGCACCTTCGGCAGTACGTGATCCACAATCTGGCGGATGCCGTGGCTTATCAGCCCGTAGAATCCGAAGATCAGAACTATGAGGCCGTTCATCGGACGATCAGTGAGGCGCTCCACCGACTTGCCTTCTCTGCCGGCCCCGAGGCTCCATTATGCGTGATCTCTCATAGCCTGGGATCTGTAATCGCCAGCAATTTCTTCTATGATTTGCAATTTTCCTCCCGCGGGCATCGTCTGGTCGTTGACCCGAAAGCTCCGCTGGAGCGCGGAGAACTCCTGACCTTATTCTATACGCTGGGAACCACCTTGCCATTGTGGAGCATGCGGTACCGCGATTTTGACAAGCCGATCAACGTCCCTTCCGGGCATCTGAAGCACTATCATGATCAACTGCTGGGGGAATGGGTCAATTTCTATGATAAAGACGATATCCTTGCTTATCCCCTTAAGAGTATAAATGAAGCATATGACCGCACGGTACGAAACGATGTATCCGTTAACGTGGGAAACTGGTTGACCTGCTGGAATCCCCTGTCCCACAGCGGTTATTTCTACAGCAAACCGATTCTGGAGTATATTGCTTCAAATTTGGAAGCTACCTGGCGGAGCGTCAACCAAGTAAAATAA
- a CDS encoding GNAT family N-acetyltransferase, which translates to MQKAEQIQLEFRSAEHLPILNEFELPDEQVQFTAHPKEALNLVEGQFPIVILADDHPVGFFILHATERVKEYTSNSHAMLLTTLSIDHRQQRKGYARRGMLALPSFIRSQFPSCDEVVLVVNHKNVPAQQLYERVGFEDTGRRRIGPTGEQWVMNIAI; encoded by the coding sequence ATGCAAAAAGCGGAACAAATTCAGCTGGAATTCCGTTCGGCAGAACACCTGCCTATCTTGAATGAATTCGAGCTTCCGGATGAACAAGTCCAATTTACCGCTCATCCGAAAGAAGCATTAAACCTAGTGGAAGGTCAGTTTCCCATCGTCATTTTAGCTGATGATCATCCTGTCGGCTTCTTTATCCTGCACGCCACGGAGCGCGTCAAGGAGTATACAAGCAATTCTCATGCCATGCTGCTTACTACCTTATCCATTGACCATCGTCAGCAGCGTAAGGGGTATGCCAGAAGAGGGATGCTTGCGCTGCCATCGTTCATTCGAAGTCAGTTTCCTTCCTGCGATGAAGTGGTGTTGGTCGTGAACCATAAGAATGTTCCGGCTCAGCAGCTGTATGAACGGGTTGGTTTCGAAGATACGGGCAGAAGAAGGATCGGGCCTACGGGAGAACAATGGGTTATGAATATAGCCATCTGA
- a CDS encoding ABC transporter ATP-binding protein: protein MKTRHFFWRLILYRPGLYLINLLAWSLIHMAPLIPGLLTKAFFDHLEGTYAFPYGVWAIAVLLIGAALARIALIFGGFMTDVHFRFRISTLLRRNMLSHVMKEPGARAIPCSPGEAISNFRDDVDQAEEATSWSVDTLGLVGFVIVASWILISIDLQLTILVFVPLILVVTAAQIATARIQKYRAASRESTAKVTGAISEMFANVQAIQVAGAEKRVVERFVSLSEKRRQSMVKDKLLTETLSSVFTNSVNLGTGLILVLASLKMRSGDFTVGDLSLFVYYLTFVTQLISNVGNFMTYYKQMGVSFQRIKSMLQGAPASLLTAANYIGIGKVKNKQNKEKEANPNRRTQKDLLTNERIHPSTISAAEDGVETAYIEAPPLLLLEAQGLSYQYPETGRGISNINLTLKRGTFTVVTGMIGSGKTTLVRTLLGLLPAEKGEIRWNGERITEPADFFIPPQSAYTAQIPRLYSDKLRNNILLGIIEEPGSLDRALHAAVMEEDIKHLQHGLETMVGPRGVKLSGGQAQRTAAARMLVRDAELYVFDDLSSALDVETERKLWERLFSERGGATCLVVSHRKAALHHADHIIVLNGGEIEAEGTAEQLLASSESFRQLWYGEETG, encoded by the coding sequence ATGAAAACAAGACATTTTTTCTGGCGGTTGATTCTGTACCGGCCTGGCTTGTATCTGATCAACCTGCTGGCATGGTCCCTTATCCATATGGCACCACTGATCCCCGGACTGTTAACCAAGGCTTTCTTTGACCATCTGGAAGGTACATATGCTTTTCCCTACGGCGTTTGGGCGATTGCCGTGCTGCTCATTGGCGCTGCTTTAGCCCGGATTGCGCTGATCTTCGGCGGTTTCATGACAGACGTGCATTTTCGCTTCCGGATCAGCACCTTGCTTCGTCGCAATATGCTGTCCCATGTCATGAAGGAGCCTGGAGCTCGGGCGATACCTTGCTCCCCAGGTGAAGCCATCAGCAATTTTCGGGATGACGTCGATCAGGCCGAAGAAGCGACAAGCTGGTCGGTGGATACTTTAGGACTGGTCGGATTCGTTATCGTTGCCAGCTGGATTCTTATATCCATTGATCTGCAGCTGACGATTCTCGTGTTCGTTCCTTTGATCCTGGTGGTCACTGCGGCCCAGATTGCGACAGCTCGCATTCAGAAATACAGGGCAGCAAGCCGGGAATCGACGGCCAAGGTAACCGGTGCGATTAGCGAAATGTTTGCCAACGTGCAAGCCATTCAAGTCGCAGGGGCTGAGAAACGCGTAGTGGAACGGTTTGTAAGCCTTAGTGAGAAACGGCGCCAATCCATGGTGAAGGATAAGCTGTTAACGGAGACCTTATCTTCCGTATTCACCAACTCCGTCAACCTCGGCACAGGATTGATCCTCGTGCTTGCGAGTCTTAAGATGCGAAGTGGCGATTTTACGGTTGGGGACTTGTCGCTCTTTGTATATTATTTAACTTTTGTCACGCAGCTCATATCCAACGTAGGCAACTTCATGACCTACTACAAGCAGATGGGCGTCAGTTTTCAGCGCATCAAATCCATGCTGCAAGGGGCACCGGCTTCGCTGCTTACAGCAGCCAATTATATCGGTATCGGTAAGGTTAAGAACAAACAGAATAAAGAGAAGGAAGCTAATCCTAATCGTAGGACACAGAAAGATTTGTTGACCAATGAAAGAATCCATCCTTCCACCATTTCTGCAGCCGAAGACGGCGTGGAAACGGCTTATATCGAGGCGCCACCTCTTTTACTGCTTGAAGCGCAAGGACTGTCGTATCAATATCCCGAAACCGGACGCGGTATATCGAATATTAATCTGACCCTGAAGCGTGGTACCTTTACTGTCGTTACAGGGATGATCGGCAGCGGTAAAACGACGCTGGTTCGCACCCTGCTGGGTTTACTGCCAGCTGAAAAGGGCGAGATCCGGTGGAACGGTGAGAGGATAACAGAACCCGCTGATTTCTTTATACCTCCACAGAGTGCGTATACTGCGCAGATCCCCAGGCTGTACAGTGATAAACTGCGTAACAACATACTGTTAGGTATAATCGAGGAGCCGGGCAGTCTGGACCGCGCACTACATGCGGCTGTAATGGAAGAAGATATCAAGCATCTGCAGCATGGCCTGGAGACGATGGTAGGACCACGAGGAGTCAAGCTGTCCGGCGGTCAAGCTCAGCGGACAGCGGCTGCAAGGATGCTGGTACGGGACGCGGAGCTGTATGTATTTGACGATTTATCCAGCGCATTGGATGTTGAGACCGAGCGTAAGTTATGGGAGCGGCTGTTCAGCGAGCGCGGCGGGGCGACTTGCCTTGTGGTATCGCATCGAAAAGCAGCACTTCACCATGCGGACCATATCATCGTGTTAAATGGCGGAGAGATTGAGGCTGAAGGCACGGCAGAACAGCTGCTGGCTTCAAGCGAAAGCTTCCGGCAGCTGTGGTATGGCGAAGAAACAGGATAA